Proteins from a genomic interval of Clostridium scatologenes:
- a CDS encoding sugar ABC transporter ATP-binding protein, giving the protein MNTNKSMYLNMKDISIEFPGMKVLDKVKFSTSTGRVHAIVGANGAGKSTLMKILSGAYGNYTGEIFIDEEKAHIKKPKDAKDLGIQIVYQEVDTSLISYLTVAENIMLDNIVNHMGKKQLVNWKDINTKAEKILQKLNIKIGVKKLVSEITLAQKQMVLIARAISMECRFLILDEPTAPLSTSEVKELFSIVRELKKQNVGIIFISHRLPELFDICDEVTVMKDGKFIVEKEIRETNQKQIVNYMLGRNFEGSYKKKQVKLGEKAIEIKNLSDGKKIKDINIYARSGEIIGVAGLVGAGKTELCNAIFGASETISGEKLINGKKVKIMSPFDAVNLKIALVPEERRNQGVFIEESVATNITVSNLNRFCKFKNIPDVKSEKKEAREIIKNLDIRTPDENKKVGLLSGGNQQKVAIGKWLVSDVEIYIFDEPTKGVDIGAKKEIFQLIEGLAEKGNSIIYASSEISELMGITNRIYVIYNGQIVKELNTSEAKESDILYYSTGGR; this is encoded by the coding sequence ATGAATACAAACAAAAGTATGTACTTAAATATGAAAGATATTTCTATAGAGTTTCCGGGAATGAAAGTATTAGATAAAGTTAAATTTTCAACTAGCACAGGTAGGGTACATGCTATAGTAGGGGCTAATGGAGCAGGTAAATCTACTCTTATGAAAATTTTATCTGGTGCCTATGGAAATTATACTGGTGAAATTTTTATAGATGAAGAAAAAGCTCACATAAAAAAACCTAAGGATGCAAAAGATTTAGGAATTCAAATTGTGTATCAGGAAGTAGATACTTCTCTTATTTCATATTTGACTGTAGCTGAGAATATAATGCTTGATAACATAGTAAATCACATGGGTAAAAAACAACTTGTAAACTGGAAAGATATAAATACTAAAGCAGAAAAAATTTTACAAAAATTAAACATAAAAATTGGAGTGAAAAAGCTTGTAAGTGAAATTACTCTTGCACAGAAGCAAATGGTATTAATAGCTAGGGCTATATCAATGGAGTGTAGGTTCTTAATTTTAGATGAACCTACAGCCCCCCTTAGCACATCAGAGGTAAAAGAATTATTCAGTATTGTAAGAGAACTTAAAAAGCAAAATGTAGGGATTATTTTTATATCTCACAGATTACCTGAACTTTTTGATATATGTGATGAAGTAACAGTTATGAAAGATGGCAAGTTTATAGTTGAAAAAGAAATTAGGGAAACCAATCAAAAGCAAATAGTTAACTATATGTTGGGGAGAAATTTTGAGGGTAGTTATAAAAAGAAGCAAGTCAAATTAGGAGAAAAGGCTATAGAAATAAAAAATTTAAGTGATGGCAAAAAGATAAAGGATATAAACATATATGCCAGAAGTGGAGAAATAATTGGAGTAGCAGGGCTTGTAGGTGCAGGAAAGACGGAACTATGCAATGCCATATTTGGAGCATCTGAAACAATTTCAGGAGAGAAACTTATAAATGGTAAGAAAGTGAAAATAATGTCTCCTTTTGATGCTGTAAACTTAAAAATAGCATTAGTGCCTGAAGAAAGAAGAAATCAGGGAGTATTCATTGAAGAGAGTGTAGCTACAAATATCACTGTTTCCAATTTGAATAGGTTTTGTAAATTTAAAAATATACCAGATGTTAAAAGTGAAAAAAAAGAAGCAAGGGAAATAATAAAGAACCTGGATATAAGAACTCCAGATGAAAATAAAAAAGTAGGACTTTTATCTGGTGGAAACCAGCAAAAAGTGGCTATTGGTAAATGGCTTGTAAGTGATGTTGAAATTTACATTTTTGATGAGCCAACAAAAGGTGTAGATATAGGTGCAAAGAAAGAAATATTTCAATTAATTGAAGGCTTAGCTGAAAAAGGAAACTCTATAATATATGCTAGTTCTGAAATATCTGAACTTATGGGGATTACAAATAGGATTTATGTAATTTACAATGGACAGATAGTAAAGGAATTAAATACATCAGAAGCTAAGGAATCAGATATTTTATATTATTCAACAGGAGGAAGGTAG